ATCAAACTCCCTGCTTATTGTTTAGTTCCTCTGAACAGGTCCAGGCTTTACTCTATCTTTCGCTTCAACCATTTTCTATTCAAACACAGGGTTGGGTCTGCAGGCAATTCTTTCGCTTCCTGCTTTTGTGGATAATTAAATGTCATCCTTTGTCAACCCATTAATAAATGATATACTATAGACCATTTGCAAGACACTGGTCCAGAGGCGCTTCTTCTTTCAGTTTTTGATTTCAAATGAATAATTGAGtcttaaatgtgtttgttttcacaTTCTGATTCAGTTCTGTGTTTGTATTTCATTCTAATGTTTGTGTAGAGGGAAAAAACTGAAACATGAAATGCTTTTGTACCAGTggtatttattgttttgtgtttcaaaatGGTCTATATATTCATGTGTAACTATACATTcagattttatataattattgccattttagaaatataaatCTGAGTGCATAGACACATTAAATATATGAATGCAAATTATAGTTCTAAATATATATTAagattaacacacacacatatacagtatatatatatatatatatatatatatatatatatacactcacctaaaggattattaggaacacctgttcaatttctcattaatgcaattatctaatcaaccaatcacatggcagttgcttcaatgcatttaggggtgtggtcctggtcaagacaatctcctgaactccaaactgaatgtcagaatgggaaagaaaggtgatttaagcaattttgagcgtggcatggttgttggtgccagacgggccggtctgagtatttcacaatctgctcagttactgggattttcacgcacaaccatttctagggtttacaaagaatggtgtgaaaagggaaaaacatccagtatgcggcagtcctgtgggcgaaaatgccttgttgatgctagaggtcagaggagaatgggccgactgattcaagctgatagaagagcaactttgactgaaataaccactcgttacaaccgaggtatgcagcaaagcatttgtgaagccacaacacgcacaaccttgaggcagatgggctacaacagcagaagaccccaccgggtaccactcatctccactacaaataggaaaaagaggctacaatttgcacgagctcaccaaaattggacagttgaagactggaaaaatgttgcctggtctgatgagtctcgatttctgttgagacattcaaatggtagagtcagaatttggcgtaaacagaatgagaacatggatccatcatgccttgttaccactgtgcaggctggtggtggtggtgtaatggtgtgggggatgttttcttggcacactttaggccccttagtgccaattgggcatcgtttaaatgccacggcctacctgagcattgtttctgaccatgtccatccctttatgaccaccatgtacccatcctctaatggctacttccagcaggataatgcaccatgtcacaaagctcgaatcatttcaaattggtttcttgaacatgacaatgagttcactgtactagaatggcccccacagtcaccagatctcaacccgatagaacatctttgggatgtggtggaacgggagcttcgtgccctggatgtgcatcccacaaatctccatcaactgcaagatgctatcctatcaatatgggccaacatttctaaagaatgctttcagcaccttgttgaatcaatgccacgtagaattaaggcagttctgaaggcgaaagggggtcaaacaccgtattagtatggtgttcctaataatcctttaggtgagtgtatatgtatttatttattaaatatttgttacatattacataatatattattcTATCTAACTAGATACAttttcacgcacacacacatatttgaaAAAAACGCATAGATGGGAGCACCTTCAATACCcctcctatatatactgtatatatatatattaatatatagttAGAAAATCACGAATAAatgaacatatatatatatatatatatatacacaatatatttgtataatattACATTACTGCATTATTGTTGACACTGTGCACCCACTATTGTCCTGCATGTGAACTTTAACGACGGCTTTAAACAAGCTCTTCTGTATGTGCATCAGGAAAATACACCTGTAATTCTCAGTTGGCATGGCTGTTTCACTTTAAGTTCAAATGGATCTGTTGCATTTGACAGTTGTAGTGTGACTAACTGCATTCGTTTTATAAATACTTTCAATCATTGTCATCGTTGAGTTGCATGCGTCCACTGATATCCTTACACGTTAATTTGCTTGTGTTCATTTGTTCATTGTCATTGCTCCTGTTTGTCTTGTCTCCTGTGTCCTTCCCTCATGAACGCGCCTTTGTAAACCGAATTAAAGATGTGCCTGTGGTGGGTGATCTCAGCTTTGTCGATTTCACGGACACCACGATCGGAATTAGATGGACCCCGGTTAATTTCCCAGCGGTTACTGGATACCACATTACGGTAGTTCCGACTGGCCAGAGTTCCCCCATCTTGGAGGACGTTGTGAACTCCTCCACCAGCTATTATACGGTGCGCGGACTGGAGCCGGGCATCAATTTTGACATCACCGTGACCTCCATCACAGATGACGCGGAGAGCGAGCCCTCAGTGATCACACAGCAAACTCAGTCTGGTGAATTATTCCACATAGGTTAATCCTTACATTTCAGCAGGGTGGGGAATGGAAAAGTGAGAGgatacagattttaaaaaggAAGAACTTTTCTTTCCTTCCATTTCTCTTGTTCGAGCGAGAGCTTCAAGACAGCCTCGTCATAACCATCTGACATAATTAGAAAGGTTCATAAGAAATGGTATGGTATAATATTAGGAAAGGCCACTTAGATGTGTTAGCTTTAGCAGACAGCTTCCAATCACTCGCCACAAGCGTTTGGTATTAAGAATGGGTGACTTTGTAACCTTATGAGTTTGTAACCCAAATTGTCCATTGATGCGTCAGGTGTACCAGCCCCAACAAACCTAAACTTTGCAGAGGTGGGCTCAGACACCATGCGGGTGTCATGGACCGCGCCCTCTGTTCAGCCCTCTGAAATCAGTCGCTTTGTCATCcgttaccatcccaccaataatGATGACGACTCGCAGGAGGTCAACGTGGGAGGCAGCACCAGCACCTTCGCCCTGCAGAGTAAGAGATGCCCAATGCCTTTATTACCCTTAGTAAAACATGTAGATTAAACATACAGGGGAATTATTTCACCTGCTGACAATACCAATGCCTCCAATTCAGACCTGATGCCAAACACAGAGTATCTGGTGAGCGTGGTGTGCGTCTATGAAGACAGGGAGAGCCAACCCGTTACTGGTGTTCAGAAAACAAGTAAGTCTTTGAAAAGGTTCAATGGTTTTCTTGTCTCTCTGTGAAGTCCGTCAGATCTCGCACATCTCAATTGTTTTTGGCTTCACACAGGACTGGACTCCCCCACAAATCTGGACTTCTCAGATGTCTCCACTAACTCATTTACTGTGCACTGGATGGCCCCCCGTGCCATCATTACCGGCTACCGTCTGCGCTATCAGCCGACCAGTGAGGGACGTCCTAAAGAAGAGAGACTTCCGCCGACAAGAAATTACTTCACGCTGGCAAATCTGGCCCCTGAAACTGAGTACATTGTCTACATTTATGCTGTTAGCAGCGGTAGAGAAAGTCTCCCACTTACTGGAAAACAAGCGACTGGTGAGATTTAAACAATTAAAGAATTATGTGTGAATTGTAAAGTGCACTTTTAAACTTGTTTATACTGTACTTGTAGTCTCTTATGCTCCCACTGACCTGGCTGTGACGTCCACCACACCAACAAGCATCACCATCTCCTGGGACGCTCCTGCAGTCACCGTACGCTACTATAAGATCACGCATGGTGAAACAGGTACAGCGCTATCAACGTTAAGTCTTGGGTGACATTGATTCTCTTGATTCTTAATGCTTCTCGGTGTCTTGAAGGTGAAAGAGACACGCCCAGAGAGTTCACCGTCCCAGGAACAGAATCCACCGCCACTATCCAGGGCCTGCGGCCGGACACAGAGTACACCATCACGCTGTATGCTGTGACAGGCAGGGGAGATAGTCCTGCCTCCAGCACGCCAGTTATAGTCACGCACAGAACCGCAGGTGACAGTAAGTACACATAATGACCTCCAGTTGTACTCAGAATTACTTCCAGTACTCAAAAAGGGTAAAAAATATATCCCTTTTACATAGCTGTCAAATTTGTGTATGCACCCATTCTCACTTTAATTGTCAAGACATGCAGATGTGTTCAGATGACCATCAGCTTTCCAAATTTCATAAGTTTTTGTGGTCTGTCCTCTTTTCTATTGTCAGGTATAGCATCCCCATCAGATTTGGATGTTACTAATATTCGTGATAATGAATTGACAGTCAGGTGGAGCCCAGCAAGAGGCCCCATCACAGGATACAGAGTAACGGGAACGCCCAAGGACGGGACAGGCCCTTCCTTTGTTGAGGTGGTGGGTCCCGGTGAGACAACCCgcattatttcttttttaaatttctaCTCGTGGGTTTTGGactgtttattttgttataatatgAGTGTTGTTGTCTGCCTTATTCAGAGCGCACGGAAATGACCATACGTGGCCTAGTGCCCACAGTGGAGTACACGATTAATGTCGTTGCTATTGGTCGAGAGGGTAAGAGCTCCCCTGTGGTGGAAAAAGCTACAACGGGTTAGTGAGTTGAATAGCAAGTCGCCTACCTTAAATGTTGTTTCAAAACTGAGTATCTGTTGTCTTGTTTAAACTAGGGCTGAAAGATGAATTGCCTTTGCGAAAATAACTATTTTGCGATTCTTTTATAATCGTAAAGGCTCACCATGAACTCGCTGCTGTGCCGACATGTCATGACCATGGTCATGTTGATGTTGTAAAATGTTTACAAGGCTGAAATTTAATGTACTACTGTGATAGAAGTATCTTAATAAAAATGCGTCAGTCATAAAAACTTCCTGTCACCTAATCTTATCATAACATATATGTTTGGCCTACAGGAAAAAACAGTTTAGGTGTAATCTGTCtaacattgtgttgtgttggtCATACTGTACAATGATTCATTACTTGTTTTGATGAATAATATGATAAAGAACTTCAAAAAATAACCCCACATTAAATCATGTTTAAATCGCAAATCATTCAGCCCTAGTTTAAACAGACAAACGTTGTGGTTCAAAGCCTGTTTCTTATGGGACTAGAAGAAGCAACCTTCTGGTTAACATTGCTGTGCTAACTTTGCTCTTCTAAATCTCTAGCATCTTTGCCACACCCAAGGGACCTGACCTTCTCCAACGGCGACACCACCTCCATGCTTGTGACCTGGGATGCTCCACAGACCCCTGTGACCTCCTACAGGGTTATGTACTCTAGTCcggaggagggagagagagagtaccaACCAGCCCCACAAGGACAAGATACCAGTGTGCGTCTTCAAGGTCTGCGCCCAGGAACCCAGTACGCCGTTAAAGTAATTCCCATGAAGGGACGATTCCCCATGAACACGCTTGAAGGCACCTATTCCACCACCCGTGAGGACTTCGATTCCTCTGGTAGGACATCagtgatgtgaaaatgtactttttaacaATTATCCTCATTGTTGTCTTGCAAGTTAGCTGACTCTCAACCTTACCCAGCTTGTTCAAACAGACAGaggttttagttttttattggGTGGGAGCCAGCATCCTTCTTGTTAACATTGCTGTGTTACAGACATTTTTGCAAAAATACACCACTAACATTACCCTTCCAACTATCTAGCATCATATCCATACCCGAAAGACCTGACCTTCTCCAATGTGGACACCACCTCCATGCTTGTGACCTGGGATGCTCCAAGGACGCCCGTAACCTCCTACAGGGTTCTGTACTCTAGTCcagaagagggagagagagagtaccaACCAGCCCCACGTGGACAAGATACCAGTTTGCATCTCCAAGGTCTGCGCCCAGAAACCCAGTACAGTGTTAGAGTGATTCCCATGAAGGGACGATTCCCGATGAACACCCTTGAAGGCACCTATTACACCGCCCGCGAGGACACCGGTTCCACTGGTAGGGCATCTGTTATGTGGAATTCAACTTTAAACTTGAACCTCATGATTGTTGTCATGTTTGTTaattactctctacttgacctTCCCCAGGTGTTCCTGCCCCCACCGAAATTCAGTTTCTCGACATAAGTCCATCCTCCTTTATTGTGGCATGGCAAGCACCTAACGTCAGGCTTTCTGGATACCGTTTGACAGTCACCCCAAAGAATCAGTATGCCTCAGCCAAAGAAATGAACGTTGCACCAGACTCCACACAAGTCTTGGTCCCTGGCCTCATGGTAATATCACTTGTCTTGAGGTTGTTTTGACCAACCACAAGCAACCCGTCTTTGGCCTAAGCTTCTGTTGTTTGCTTCCAGGTGGCCACTCCTTATAATGTTCATGTCTACGCTCTGAAGGGTTCAGAAAGCAGTGCTCCTCTAACTGGGCAATGTACCACTGCTGACAGTAAGTGTCTCCTAAGTAATACACAAATGTCATTATAGACCATTTATAATTTGTTCTTGACCTATAAAAGTAAACTGTTATTGGCTCCACAGATATAACCCCACCTCGCAGAGTCCGAGTCTCGGATGTAAAGGATAACTCCTTCACTCTTACGTGGCGTGTTGTCAATAACGAGCCAATGACGGGTTTCCTAATTGAAGCCACACCCAAAAGCGGTCACCCGACCATCAGGAAAACTATACCTGCCGATCAACGCTCCTACATAGTCACTGGTATGCAGACTATGAATATGCAAGTGTttgatttgaatgaatgaatatttCTGGTGGTTaaattcattttgtttcataaCTCAGGTTTACAGCCAGGCATGATGTATTTGGTCAACATGTATACGTTAAATGGAAATACTCGCAGCCCACCTTTCACATTGACTCAATCCACTGGTATGAAACTTAATTGTCTCCAGAAAAAGAGAATTACGTGCAAAGTGCACAACATTACGTTAATAACTTTTATAAGAACCTTTATATTTGTAGGTTTGTGTTTTTGCAGCTCGCCCAGCTGTTGAGGCTCCAACCAACCTTCAGTTTACCACTCTGACTCCCACTTCCATCGCCTTCACTTGGCAACCCCAGGCGACACAAATCACAGAATATTATGTCACTTACGAAGAACAGGGAGGTTCTCCTCGTGAAGTCACACCACGCCCCCGCGTTGACCAGAACTTTGCCACCATCACCGGTTAGACCCAGATTTTACTGTCATTTACGATAATGTCAGGTACTCTAGACAAACAGTTTGCTTAATTGTGTTACTGTAACAGGTCTGAGACCAGCCACTGAATACATCATAAAGATCATTGCCATCCTGAATAACCAGAGAAGTGCACCGCTGATCGGCACAGCCAGAACTCGTAAGTGACATTCATTTACGCAGACTTTAAGATATAAATGTTTTGTCTCAAATGTTTTGGTAAAAGCTGGATGGTTTGGGGTTGCAGGCATGAATTAATGCTGCAGTAGCAATTAAACaagtttaactttattttttcgaTAAACCAACACTATATTATTTCAAAGCTTGGATTTCGCACTGGCTGGCATTTTGCTAAAACACACAGGCTAAGCCAAGGTTTTGCTTGTGCGTAGCTTACAGTATTCAGATATTCATTGGAGTTGTTCGATAGAATTATCGGAAAGATTTTGAATATCAcaactgtagcaaaatgatGGGAAATTGCTTTTAATGTGGCTTAGCTTATCCGCCAAGTTAGCTGGACTGCTAGCTCATCGCTGCCttatttaattgatttaattGAAGCCAAGCGTTCCAGGAATCAAACCATAAATGTTTCTAAATTtattataaacgtgtaaacaaaacagaacagtaTAATAATTATCAATGCAAACTGAAACTCGTCTGAAACGACGAAAGAAATGACGTTTTACATGACACAACAAACTGACTAGTATTCTAGTCACCATCTTTTACAAGTAGGCtatattttgaaatgttaatACGGCTGCTCCTCCCTATTGATTATAGAGGAACTTGGTAGATTTCTTGAACCTTCTAAAGATCTGGACACACCGGCATTCCTTGACTCCATCTTTACTGCCCCTGCAGGCCTGTAGATGCTACTGTGGCTGTCTCTTGTGCTGCTGCTTTGCTTTTAACACCTTTTTCCCGCCCAGAGCTAAGCTCCAGTCTGCCCAATCTGCCCCACCATGGTGGCCCAGACATACTGGATGTGCCTGAGACTGAAAACCGTGTTCCTGTAGTGGGCCCCACCGGGCCAGAGTCGCCCAATGAGCACGGGCAGCATGTGGAGTACACAGAATACAATAATGAGCCCACTCAACCCAACGGAGGCTACTCGCCTAACCATCCTCAAGCAGGCCCTCAACCTAACCAACCCAGACCCCAGCCTTATGTTCCTCAAGTGGGAGAGACCCTAGTCTACATCCCCAAGGCAGGACCCGATGGGGGTCGTCTGCCTCAGGTTGTTCAGGTGAGTGAAAAACCTGGCGATGGCAATCCTCTTGGTTTTCCAGTGGACAGAACGGGAAGACCGCAGGAGGCCCAGACTTACACAAGCATCTCATGGAAGCCCTACCAGCAGAGCACCGGCTACTTGGTGTCTTGTCAACCCATTACTCATAACGATGAAAATATGTTCCAGGTGAGAACCAGAGAACGATGAGGGTATTTTAGAATAAAGAGGGACAGTGCCGTACAGAATAGAGTTACAGTATCACTGCACGTTTGCTTGTTCGGCAGATGCGTCTCCCTGGAACGACCACAAGCGCCACCCTGATTGGTCTGACCCCTGATGCCTCTTATAATGTCATCGTAGAGGCCCTTAAAGGAGCACTCAGACACAAAATCTTGGAAGAAGTCGTCACTGCTGGAAACATTGGTAAGGGTCAACGAACTTTGATCTCCGCTAAAAAAAACCGCATGTGGTTACCATCATCCTaatatctttgtgtttctttttggaAAGTTCCAGGAGACGTTTCGTCCAAAAAGGACTCGTGTTATGACACCTTTTCTGGCGCTCACCATGATGTTGGAGAAGAATGGGAGCGTATGTCTGAGACCGGCTTCAAACTCTGGTGTAAATGTCTTGGTTTGGGTAGCGGACATTTCAGATGCGACTCCTCCAGTGAGTAACCTCGAGCCTGAAGTCAGGAACTTCTACCTGTAGACAAAAACGTATTGAATGTGAATCTTCGATCTGCACGCAGAGTGGTGTCACGACAACGGAAACAACTACCGCATTGGTGAAAAGTGGGAACGGCGTGCGGAGAACGGTCACTTGATGAGCTGCACTTGTCTGGGCAACGGCAAAGGAGAGTTCAAGTGCGAGCCACGTAAGTTTAACTTCTAAGTTAGAGTATGCCTGATTTTGTTACGTATCATCGTACTTCACAACTGTGCCAAATTTCAAATGCATCTGAATTGGCTCTGGGTCTATGAAGTGCCATTTTAAAGACTAGAATATGCACTAGATGTAACGGCAGGTGGACAAATGCAGCATTGCCCAGGCTTTGGAAAGTACAGGTTCTTAATAAAATCCTTACACATCTCTGCACAGATGAGTCGGTATGTTACGATGATGGAAAGATGTACCAGGTCGGAAATCAATGGCAGAAGGAATACTTAGGAGCAATCTGCACTTGCACGTGCCATGGAGGACAGCAGGTACAGACGCTTAATTTACGTTAAACTTACAAAAAATGAGTTTTTAGAAAGAAGAGTTGTTTAAAGCGGTGTGTATTAACTCTCCAGGGATGGCGCTGTGAGAACTGCAGGAGACCTGGTTCTGAGATCAACGCTGACCTGCTGAAGAATGTCAACTTAAACACTGGTCACAAAGTggtgagtttttttatttcacattgctGACCAAATACTGGTCTG
This sequence is a window from Triplophysa rosa linkage group LG4, Trosa_1v2, whole genome shotgun sequence. Protein-coding genes within it:
- the fn1b gene encoding fibronectin 1b isoform X2, with the translated sequence MTRSPVMRLLVLLCIGGSVHCTQFSVDPVLEEAKSLAMHLSGCTENGRVYKLNDQWERPYMGSTLLCTCQGASGVKCKSKPAAEETCYDKFNARSYRVGETYERPKDGMIWDCTCIGSGKGKIGCTIANRCHEGGNSYRIGDTWTRPHDTGDYMLECVCLGNGKGEWTCKPVAERCYDDAQGTSYVVGQMWQKPYQGWMIVDCTCLGEGNGRITCTSRNRCNDQETRTSYRIGETWNKQDSSGNTLHCLCTGNGRGEWKCERHAASHSNPGIGTSATVDLVLRPMTEQVDVLSELLEEGNCKTDSGVAYSNGVSWMRTQGSKEMLCTCIGGGISCEEHDGQSQVYGGNSGGQPCVFPFVFSGSTHYSCISEGRTDGQLWCSTTSNYDNDATYSFCTQKNLLVTTRGGNSNGALCKFPFIYNGRNYTDCTSDGRRDGMKWCGTTTNYDREQRFGFCPMKAHEEVCSANDVMYRVGDEWDKQHDTLGHMMRCKCQGNGRGEWNCISHTQLRDQCVVNGQTYEVNETFEKRHDQGYMMNCTCFGQGRGRWKCDAIDQCQEPETKAFHQIGETWNKVIQGVPHRCSCYGNGIGELACEPLQSTAPVRVIITEAGNQPNSHPIQWNAPPSAHITQYILKWRVKNSRSPWKEANIPGHINSHTISGLKPGLTYEGQLISILRYGPREVTRFDFTTTYGSLAKAEGETTQPLPVVDTSESVTEITSSSFVISWVSASDTVSGFRVEYELSEDGDQPQIINLPRTATSVNLQDLLPGRRYSVQVFEVNPEGNSNLILTTAQTTAPDRPTNHHVTDVRERSIVIRWSKPSAPITGYRVVYTPSVEGSSTELILPQTQTSVTLGDLRPGLWYNVSIYSVKDNMESEPLDLQVSTSGKSQPEEVQAPTDLQFSEVTDSKITITWTGPPTEGSGYRVTFAPVSTDGRVQRPLHLPITQNAYAELTHLQPGTLYRFHIYAISGSVESEPLIGEKSTKPDAPSDLRFTDITDDSVLVIWSVPRSQITGYRLYISTGSSSPKQLKIPGHESQYTITSLHPDTEYMITLYSEQGNTLSEGLTDVFRTSQSTGNAPRFTTEVTDTSLIISWMPVLRFSYRLSLRPAQGGESPRDETSDSGSIVVSGLSPGVEYIYSMQPLFNGRKHGKPINNKIMTFLSPPSDLNVVSNPDTGELNVRWTGTTSPDISGYRVTCTPTSGRGNTLEELVQREKTSCVLENLSPGVEYNVSVYTVKDHRESEPLSTTVTQDVPVVGDLSFVDFTDTTIGIRWTPVNFPAVTGYHITVVPTGQSSPILEDVVNSSTSYYTVRGLEPGINFDITVTSITDDAESEPSVITQQTQSGVPAPTNLNFAEVGSDTMRVSWTAPSVQPSEISRFVIRYHPTNNDDDSQEVNVGGSTSTFALQNLMPNTEYLVSVVCVYEDRESQPVTGVQKTRLDSPTNLDFSDVSTNSFTVHWMAPRAIITGYRLRYQPTSEGRPKEERLPPTRNYFTLANLAPETEYIVYIYAVSSGRESLPLTGKQATVSYAPTDLAVTSTTPTSITISWDAPAVTVRYYKITHGETGERDTPREFTVPGTESTATIQGLRPDTEYTITLYAVTGRGDSPASSTPVIVTHRTAGDSIASPSDLDVTNIRDNELTVRWSPARGPITGYRVTGTPKDGTGPSFVEVVGPERTEMTIRGLVPTVEYTINVVAIGREGKSSPVVEKATTASLPHPRDLTFSNGDTTSMLVTWDAPQTPVTSYRVMYSSPEEGEREYQPAPQGQDTSVRLQGLRPGTQYAVKVIPMKGRFPMNTLEGTYSTTREDFDSSASYPYPKDLTFSNVDTTSMLVTWDAPRTPVTSYRVLYSSPEEGEREYQPAPRGQDTSLHLQGLRPETQYSVRVIPMKGRFPMNTLEGTYYTAREDTGSTGVPAPTEIQFLDISPSSFIVAWQAPNVRLSGYRLTVTPKNQYASAKEMNVAPDSTQVLVPGLMVATPYNVHVYALKGSESSAPLTGQCTTADNITPPRRVRVSDVKDNSFTLTWRVVNNEPMTGFLIEATPKSGHPTIRKTIPADQRSYIVTGLQPGMMYLVNMYTLNGNTRSPPFTLTQSTARPAVEAPTNLQFTTLTPTSIAFTWQPQATQITEYYVTYEEQGGSPREVTPRPRVDQNFATITGLRPATEYIIKIIAILNNQRSAPLIGTARTQLSSSLPNLPHHGGPDILDVPETENRVPVVGPTGPESPNEHGQHVEYTEYNNEPTQPNGGYSPNHPQAGPQPNQPRPQPYVPQVGETLVYIPKAGPDGGRLPQVVQVSEKPGDGNPLGFPVDRTGRPQEAQTYTSISWKPYQQSTGYLVSCQPITHNDENMFQMRLPGTTTSATLIGLTPDASYNVIVEALKGALRHKILEEVVTAGNIVPGDVSSKKDSCYDTFSGAHHDVGEEWERMSETGFKLWCKCLGLGSGHFRCDSSKWCHDNGNNYRIGEKWERRAENGHLMSCTCLGNGKGEFKCEPHESVCYDDGKMYQVGNQWQKEYLGAICTCTCHGGQQGWRCENCRRPGSEINADLLKNVNLNTGHKVNIQCPIECLRPDLLADAVAGHNHQTRE
- the fn1b gene encoding fibronectin 1b isoform X3, which translates into the protein MTRSPVMRLLVLLCIGGSVHCTQFSVDPVLEEAKSLAMHLSGCTENGRVYKLNDQWERPYMGSTLLCTCQGASGVKCKSKPAAEETCYDKFNARSYRVGETYERPKDGMIWDCTCIGSGKGKIGCTIANRCHEGGNSYRIGDTWTRPHDTGDYMLECVCLGNGKGEWTCKPVAERCYDDAQGTSYVVGQMWQKPYQGWMIVDCTCLGEGNGRITCTSRNRCNDQETRTSYRIGETWNKQDSSGNTLHCLCTGNGRGEWKCERHAASHSNPGIGTSATVDLVLRPMTEQVDVLSELLEEGNCKTDSGVAYSNGVSWMRTQGSKEMLCTCIGGGISCEEHDGQSQVYGGNSGGQPCVFPFVFSGSTHYSCISEGRTDGQLWCSTTSNYDNDATYSFCTQKNLLVTTRGGNSNGALCKFPFIYNGRNYTDCTSDGRRDGMKWCGTTTNYDREQRFGFCPMKAHEEVCSANDVMYRVGDEWDKQHDTLGHMMRCKCQGNGRGEWNCISHTQLRDQCVVNGQTYEVNETFEKRHDQGYMMNCTCFGQGRGRWKCDAIDQCQEPETKAFHQIGETWNKVIQGVPHRCSCYGNGIGELACEPLQSTAPVRVIITEAGNQPNSHPIQWNAPPSAHITQYILKWRVKNSRSPWKEANIPGHINSHTISGLKPGLTYEGQLISILRYGPREVTRFDFTTTYGSLAKAEGETTQPLPVVDTSESVTEITSSSFVISWVSASDTVSGFRVEYELSEDGDQPQIINLPRTATSVNLQDLLPGRRYSVQVFEVNPEGNSNLILTTAQTTAPDRPTNHHVTDVRERSIVIRWSKPSAPITGYRVVYTPSVEGSSTELILPQTQTSVTLGDLRPGLWYNVSIYSVKDNMESEPLDLQVSTSGKSQPEEVQAPTDLQFSEVTDSKITITWTGPPTEGSGYRVTFAPVSTDGRVQRPLHLPITQNAYAELTHLQPGTLYRFHIYAISGSVESEPLIGEKSTKPDAPSDLRFTDITDDSVLVIWSVPRSQITGYRLYISTGSSSPKQLKIPGHESQYTITSLHPDTEYMITLYSEQGNTLSEGLTDVFRTSQSTGNAPRFTTEVTDTSLIISWMPVLRFSYRLSLRPAQGGESPRDETSDSGSIVVSGLSPGVEYIYSMQPLFNGRKHGKPINNKIMTFLSPPSDLNVVSNPDTGELNVRWTGTTSPDISGYRVTCTPTSGRGNTLEELVQREKTSCVLENLSPGVEYNVSVYTVKDHRESEPLSTTVTQDVPVVGDLSFVDFTDTTIGIRWTPVNFPAVTGYHITVVPTGQSSPILEDVVNSSTSYYTVRGLEPGINFDITVTSITDDAESEPSVITQQTQSGVPAPTNLNFAEVGSDTMRVSWTAPSVQPSEISRFVIRYHPTNNDDDSQEVNVGGSTSTFALQNLMPNTEYLVSVVCVYEDRESQPVTGVQKTRLDSPTNLDFSDVSTNSFTVHWMAPRAIITGYRLRYQPTSEGRPKEERLPPTRNYFTLANLAPETEYIVYIYAVSSGRESLPLTGKQATVSYAPTDLAVTSTTPTSITISWDAPAVTVRYYKITHGETGERDTPREFTVPGTESTATIQGLRPDTEYTITLYAVTGRGDSPASSTPVIVTHRTAGDSIASPSDLDVTNIRDNELTVRWSPARGPITGYRVTGTPKDGTGPSFVEVVGPERTEMTIRGLVPTVEYTINVVAIGREASLPHPRDLTFSNGDTTSMLVTWDAPQTPVTSYRVMYSSPEEGEREYQPAPQGQDTSVRLQGLRPGTQYAVKVIPMKGRFPMNTLEGTYSTTREDFDSSASYPYPKDLTFSNVDTTSMLVTWDAPRTPVTSYRVLYSSPEEGEREYQPAPRGQDTSLHLQGLRPETQYSVRVIPMKGRFPMNTLEGTYYTAREDTGSTGVPAPTEIQFLDISPSSFIVAWQAPNVRLSGYRLTVTPKNQYASAKEMNVAPDSTQVLVPGLMVATPYNVHVYALKGSESSAPLTGQCTTADSSTDITPPRRVRVSDVKDNSFTLTWRVVNNEPMTGFLIEATPKSGHPTIRKTIPADQRSYIVTGLQPGMMYLVNMYTLNGNTRSPPFTLTQSTARPAVEAPTNLQFTTLTPTSIAFTWQPQATQITEYYVTYEEQGGSPREVTPRPRVDQNFATITGLRPATEYIIKIIAILNNQRSAPLIGTARTQLSSSLPNLPHHGGPDILDVPETENRVPVVGPTGPESPNEHGQHVEYTEYNNEPTQPNGGYSPNHPQAGPQPNQPRPQPYVPQVGETLVYIPKAGPDGGRLPQVVQVSEKPGDGNPLGFPVDRTGRPQEAQTYTSISWKPYQQSTGYLVSCQPITHNDENMFQMRLPGTTTSATLIGLTPDASYNVIVEALKGALRHKILEEVVTAGNIVPGDVSSKKDSCYDTFSGAHHDVGEEWERMSETGFKLWCKCLGLGSGHFRCDSSKWCHDNGNNYRIGEKWERRAENGHLMSCTCLGNGKGEFKCEPHESVCYDDGKMYQVGNQWQKEYLGAICTCTCHGGQQGWRCENCRRPGSEINADLLKNVNLNTGHKVNIQCPIECLRPDLLADAVAGHNHQTRE